TGGCGACGATGTTGCCCGGCGTGCGTCCGAGCATTTCCTTCGCTTCCTTGCCAACGGCTTCGACTTCGCCGGTGTTCTTGTTGATGGCGACAATGGAGGGTTCGTTTACGACGATGCCCTTCCCCTTCGCGTAAACGAGGGTGTTGGCTGTTCCCAGGTCGATTGCGAGGTCACTGGAAAACATGCTGAACAAGGAACGAAGGTTGGCGAAGCGCGATCCGCTATATGAACCGTTAGATGCCATTGCTGAACTTTTCTCTCTGCGAACTTCTGAATGTCGTACTGGGTGAAACCAGCTTCTCTGTTATGCCACACACTGGCCCGGAACTGCATACACCAAAAGCCCTATACGGTACGCTGAACTTCCGAGGATACTTCAGGAAGGACCGGGACGCGAACAAAACACCTGCAAAATTTTTTTGCGTTGAGTTGACTGGGTTCACTGAAACTAATCTTACTGGATTACGACCTTCTTCTGCTGCGTATTCACTCCGCCCTTCGTGTTTTGGGCGGTGATGGTGATGACGTTCTCGCCCGATGGCAGGGGAGGCGTCAGATATTGGAAGCTTCCGTCGGGAGCGACCATGGGCACCTCCTGTCCATTGACCATGACGCGCGCCGTCGACTCGGTCTTGCCGCGCACTTCGATCACGTGGCCATGCTGGACGAACGGATGCAATTCCAAGGCAAGCGGAACGGGTTCCGCGCCTCTCGGAATGACGGTAAAACGGTTCTTCTCGCTATCGATGGACTCGCGCCCAGCGGCGTCCAGAGACTGCACCATCCAGTAATAAGCGCCTTCATGCATGGATGAGACAATCTGCGGCTGGACGACCTTTTCATCCAGGACCACGGACGAGAAATATGGATTGCGCGAGACGCGCACGCGGTAGGCGGCGCTCTTCTCGACCGGCGTCCACGAAAACTGCACGGTCGCCTGCTTGCCAGTAGCAAATATCGGGGCCATATTCGCCGGACCAATGAGGGTTGGCGGGCCAAGTTGCTTCTCCTTCGCCATGGTAGGCGAATCCAGCTTGAAGCTGACCTTCTCGTAATCCGACAGGCGGACGACCTGGTTGCCGCGAGTCACCTCGCCAGCGCCCTTTTTCACCAGGATTTCGTGCTCGTCGCGGCGCGGATCGTTGCGCACCTGCGCGGAACTTTCGGACGAGAAGGCGGCGGTGGCTCCGGCAACGACCACCTGCGCACGCGATCCTTGCGAGAACGTAGCGGTCGACAAATCCACCGTGCCGGTAGTGACCTGCACGGAAACTTGTGTCTGCTGGTTGGCATTGAGGAAATTATCTTCGATGACGATGAGCGAGTCCTGCTTGACGGTGTAACTGGTGCCATCGCCGAAGATGACGCGGGCCATGCCTTCGGAGCCGGTCTGCACGACGTCGCCCTTTTCCAGGGGAGTGCTGTAATCAGCCGGACTCCAGGTATTGCTGGAACTCTTTTTGACGCGTACGGTGCCGTCTATATTCGTGAAGTGCGCCTGCTGCGGGCCAGTAGTCTGCGACTTTCCGCGTTGATTTCCGACGCCAACCTTCGCAAGCATGTCCGCCGCGAAGTTGCCGGCCGCTTCAATAGCATTCTTCGTGGGCTGCGGAAAGACAATGTACGAGATGATTCCGCAGAGCGCGAGGAAGAGCAGCACGGCCATCACAACACTTCGGTAAGTGATGGTCGTCCACGAAATCTGGATCTGCGATTTGCGTCGAGGCGGCACTTGAAATCGAACCAAACCTTTTTCTGAGCGAGCGAAGCGAGAGTACCACAAGGTTAACGTATGACAACAGAGTATTAGGCGCAGAGAGAGCAGGATCAGGAAGCGCGGCGGCGCTCTTTCCCGAAATGATCAACTGTTTGTGGCCGGCGACAATGCAACTCGTCCGCCATAGTATCTCCCACCACTCCCAGCGACTCGCCTGGCTCGAACTTTCGCCTGTGACTTGGGCTACTTGCGCCGTTCTGTGACGGGCAGATACGATGAGCGGTTGATTCCGTGGAGGCAATTACGATGGCTACGACTGAGCATACTGCGTCACTGGGCTCCCGTGATGCGAAGACGAAGGTTTACAAGAACCTTATCAATGGCGAGTGGGTAGAGGCCAGCACGGGCGAAACCTTCGAAAACTTGAATCCGGCCGACACGCGGGAAGTGGTGGGCGTCTTCCAAAAGTCGGCGAAGGCGGACGTGGACGCCGCCGTGGAAGCAGCAAAGAAGGCCTTTGAAACATGGCGGCTGGTTCCGGCGCCACGCCGCGCAGAGATGGTTTACAAGGCATCGCGCCTCCTGGAAGATCGCAAGGAACAGTACTCGCAGGACATGACCCGCGAGATGGGCAAGGTGATTAAGGAGACGCGCGGCGATACGCAGGAAGCGATCGATACCGGCTACTACTTTGCCGGTGAAGGGCGCCGCATGTTCGGTCACACGACGCCTTCCGAGCTACCCAACAAGTTCGCCATGTGCGTGCGCCAGCCGATTGGCGTCTGCGGCATGATTACGCCGTGGAACTTCCCCATGGCGATCCCGTCGTGGAAACTTTTCCCAGCAATCATCGCAGGCAACACCTGCGTCATTAAGCCGGCCCAGGACACGCCGCTATCGGTTTTCAACTTTGTGCAGGCGCTGACGGATGCGGGTATTCCGAAGGGCGTCGTCAACATCGTGACCGGCTTCGGATCGAGCGTGGGGACCCCGATCACCGAGCACGCGGATGTGCGTGCCGTATCGCTGACCGGCTCAAGCGAAGTGGGACGGATCGTGGGCGCGAAGTGCGCCGAGACCTTCAAGCGCTGCTCGCTGGAGCTGGGCGGCAAGAACCCCATGATCGTGCTGGACGACGCAAACCTTGAGCTTGCGCTGGACGGCGCTTTGTGGGGCGCATTCGGCACCACGGGACAGCGTTGCACGGCGACAAGCCGCATCATTGTGCAGAAGGGCGTTTACAGCAAGTTCGTGCAGATGCTTGTGGAGCGCGCGAAGAAGCTGAAGATCGGCAACGGCCTCGACGAGTCGGTGGATATGGGTCCGGCGGTGAACAAGGCGCAGATGGAATCCGATTTGAAGTACATCGAGATCGGGAAGAACGAAGGCGCGAAGATGCTTTGCGGCGGCAATCGTCTGGACAAGGGCGAGTACGCGCACGGCTGGTTCCTCGAGCCGACCGTGTTCTCGGACGTGCAACCGAAGATGCGTATTGCGCAGGAGGAAATATTCGGCCCGGTCGTTTCGGTCATTCCGTGCAACGATCTGGACGACGCGATTGAGATCGCGAACGGCGTTGTGTACGGCCTCTCGTCGGCGCTGTACACCAAGGACGTCAACCGCGCCTTCAAAGCCATGCGCGACCTCTACGCCGGCATTACCTATATCAATGCTCCAACAATTGGCGCGGAAGTCCACCTGCCCTTCGGCGGCGTTAAGGCCACGGGCAACGGACATCGCGAGGGTGGTATTGGAGCGTTCGATTTCTACACGGAGTGGAAGGCAATCTACATCGACTACTCCGATAAGCTGCAAAAAGCACAGATCGACAGACCCGAGTAGTTGAAAGCATGGGGGCTCCGGAGACGGAGCCCCGATTTTATAAAGGACGCAATAATGGTGACGAAGCAAGTACCTGAGATCCTGGCCGCGAGCCGCATAGCAAACGTGCGCTATGCAATCCGTGACCTGGCCGTGCTGGCCGACGAGGTCGCGCGCGAAGGCCACAAGATCCTTTACCTGAACATTGGGGACCCGTGCAAATTCGACTTCCCCACTCCGCCGCACCTGATTGAAGCCGTGCGCAAGTCGATGGTAGACGGCTACAACGGATATGCTGATTCGCTCGGCATCAAGCCGGCCGTGGAGTCTATCCGGGCGCAGGCCGAGAGGCATGGCTTCAAGGACATCCAGAGCATCTTCATAACTTTTGGCAGCGGAGAAGCAATTGATACCTGCTTGACGGCGCTGCTGAATCCCGGCGACAACGTACTGACGCCGATTCCGGAGTATCCGCTGTACTCGGCCGTGCTGGCAAAGCTGGACGCGGTGCCGAACGGTTACTACCTCGATGAAGCGAACGGTTGGCAGCCCGACCTCGCGGATATGGAACAGAAGATCAACGCCCGCACGAAGGCGATCATTTTGATCAATCCGAACAATCCGACCGGCTCGATGTACTCAAAGGAAACGCTGGAAGCGGTTGCGGAGATGGCGCGCAAGCATAACCTGCTCCTGTTCGCGGACGAGATCTACGACAAGTTGCTTTTCGATCCGGCGGACAAACACATTTCAATCGCCACGCTGGCGCCGGATGTTCCGTGCATCACGTTTAACGGACTGTCGAAGGCATACCTGGCGCCTGGCTGGAGAATCGGCTGGGGCATCGCGACAGGTCCAGGCGAGGTAATCAATCCGTTCATCGAAGGCGTGCATCGCCTGTTGCGCGCCCGTCTCTCGGCACCGCATCCAATGCAATTCGCGGTGAAGCCGGCGCTTGAAGGTCCGCAAGATCATCTGGTGGTGATGGCAGAGAAGCTGCGCCGCCGGCGCGATGTCACGGTTGACTGGGCAAATCGCACTCCGCGGGTGAGCCTGGTCGCTCCGAAAGGCGCGTTCTACGCTCATGCGAAACTCGATATCCCCGAAGACGATTTGACCTTCGTGCGCGACCTGCTGACACAGAAGCATGTGCTGGTCGTCCACGGCTCCGGCTTTGGCCAGCAGCCTGGCACCAAGCACATACGCATTGTCTTCCTGCCGGAAGAGCCGGTATTGAAGGCGGCGTATGAAGCGATGACCGAGTTCATGCAGACGCGATACGCATAAATCGTCCTGTCGCCAAATCGACGGCATCCGGAACAGCGGGTGCCGTTTTCTTTTGCAGGCTGCAAGTCCCGACCCCAGGCTTTCCCGCCGGGCAAATCATCTGTTCTAATCGCACTACTCACATGGGAATGGTTGATATCCACTGCCACATCCTCCCAGCTGTCGACGACGGCTCGAAGTCCTGGGAGATGAGCGTCGAGATGTGTCGTGTTGCCGTTGCAGACGGCACGAGCCACATTGTTGCCACGCCACACTGCAACGATCGGTACGTGTACGATCGCGAATCGCACCTTGCGACATTGAGAGCGCTGCGAGAGCGTTCCGGCAACATGCTGGAATTAAGTCTTGGGTGCGACTTCCATTTCTCCTATGAGAACGTGCAGGATGCGCTTAAGCACCCGGAGCGCTACACAATTGCAGACACGAGATACCTGCTGGTGGAATTCAGCGATTATACAATCGCGCCGGCAACGGTAAACGTGCTGGGGAAAGTCTGTGATTTCGGATTGACGCCGATCATCACGCATCCGGAACGCAACTTGATTCTGCAGAAGCATCCTGAAACGCTGCTGAAGTGGATCGACCTCGGGTGCATTGTGCAGATAACGGCGAACTCGCTGACGGGCTATTGGGGCAGCACGCCAAAGAAAGTTGCGAGATGGCTGTTGAAGAAGAACGCAGTACACGTCATCGCGAGCGATGCGCACGCTCCAACTGGACGCGACCCAGTGCTTTCACAGGGTCGCAGCGCCGCCGCCGAGATTTGCGGTTCGGAGATTGCAACGGCGCTGGTGGCAGGCAATCCGCAGGCGATCGTTCGCGGCGAAGCGCTTCCCTACGTTCCTTAACGAACGCGATGGCGTTCGCTTCATGACGAGTATGGAATTGGTTCGTGCTGATGATTTGCGGTGCAACTTACCTGTACTCTGGGTTATAAGTTCTTCCTGCGACGTTTCGAAGAGCGAGCAGGAGGGTCCCCCATCTCAGACCATTCGCAATCGGCTCCGCCGAGCCAGTCCCGTGACCGTGCGCCGGTAGGAGTTCAGGACATCGAAATCACCGATCACAAGGACGCCGAACGCGCGCTTCGGGAGAGCGAGATACGCTTCCGCGCAGTTGCAGAAACGGCAGCGTCGGCGATCTTCATCTACCAGGGCAGCAAATTCAAGTACGTCAATACGGCGAGCGAAACCATCACCGGCTATTCATGTTCGGAGTTGCTCGGGATGCGCTTTTGGGACCTGGTGCATCCCGAGTATCGCAATGTCGTGCGGGAGCGTGGGACGGCGAGGCAGCGGCGCGGTGTCATGCCATCGCGCTACGAGTTCAAGATCATCACCAAAGATGGCCGCGAACGCTGGCTGGACTTCACGGCCGGAATGATCGACTACGACGGTGCGCCCGCGGTGCTGGGAACAGCGTTCGACGTGACCGAGCGCAAGTACGCGCAAGAAGAACTGCAACTCCAGAAGGCATACCTGGAAGAACTCTACGAGTGTGCGCCAGAAGGCATCGTGGTACTGAATAACGATGGTCAGGTGCTGCGCGCCAACCGTGAATTCGCGCGGATGTTCGGTTATGAATTCGACGAGGTCTGTGGCGTACTCATCGACGATCTCATCGTGCCGGACGACCAACTCAGCGAGGCGAGCGCGCTCACGAAGGGCATCAGCACGGGACAGCCTTTCGATGTGGAAACAGTGCGGCGGTGCAAAAATGGCACGTTGATCGAGGTCTCGATCCTTGGAACGCCGATTCATGTGACACAGGGACAGATCGGCCGCTACATCATTTACCGTGACATCACTGACCAGAAGAGGGCCGGGCGCTACCGCGAGACACAGTTCGCCACCACGCGAATCCTGGCGGAGTCGCGCTCCCTGGACGAAGCACTGACGCGCTTGCTGGAGGCGATCTGCACGGGTGTGGGATGGGACTACGGCCGCGTGTGGCGCGTGGATGCCGCCGCTGAGTCGCTCACGTTGCAGCAAAGCTGGCAATCGCCGTCATTCGAAACTGGGTTTCCGCTTCGGGACAGCGAGCATTGCGAGCGCGGCAAGACGGTAGCCGGCGGCGTATGGCAGAGCAGTGAACCCTGTTGGGTGACGGACCTGAGCGCGGACTCCGAACTCTCCCAGATGAAGGCAACGGAGGCGGGCCTGCGCTCCTGCTTCGCTGTACCCATCCGCTACAGCGGAGCAATTACGGCAGTGATGGAATTGTTCAGCCGCACGCCTCGATATCCCGACTTCGAACTGCTCAAGGTGATGGCCGACATCGGCAGCCAGATCGGGCAGTTCACCGAGCGCAAGCGCAGCGAGCACGCTCTTCGCGAGAGCGAAGCGAAGTTCCGGGCGGTGGCAGACACGGCAGCGTCCGCGATCTACATTCACGCGGGAAACAGGTTCCTATACGCAAATCGCGCCAGCGAATCGATTTCTGGCTATCGGCGTGAGGAACTGATGCGGATGAACGTGTGGGACTTGGCGCACCCTGGCGACCGGGAGATGATGCGCAAGCGGGCCGAGGAGCAACGATGCGGCGAGAAGGCTCCGCTCCGCTACGAGTTCAGAATTGTCACGAAGGCGGGCGATTTGCGCTGGCTGGACTTCAGCGCGACGGTGATTAAGTTCGAGGGCGAGGCCGCGGTCCTGGCGACGGCGTTCGACATCACGGAACGCAAGCGCGCCGAGCAGTTGCAATCCGCTCTGTACCGTATCGCTAACCTGGCGAGCGCCGCCGAAGATCTGCGGCAACTCTACGCGGCCATCCACGAGATCGTCGGGGAGTTGATGTACGCCAGGAACTTCTACATTGCGACGCTGGATGACGAAGGGCAGATGATCAGCTTTCCGTACTTCGTCGATGAAGAAGACGAAAACCCGCCACCGCCGCAGCAGCGGCTTCGCGGATTGACCGATTACGTTTTGCGAACGGGACGGCCGCTGTTCGCTGACCCGAAGAAGTTTGAAGAACTGGTGGCGGAAGGAGAGGTTGAATCGCGTGGCGCACCGTCCATTGACTGGCTCGGCGTTCCGCTGAAAATGGGCGAGAAGACTTTCGGCGTGCTCACCGTTCAAAGCTACTCGGAGCATGTGCGCTTCGGGACGCAGGAACAGAACATCCTGACCTTCGTCTCGCAGCAGGTGGCTCGCGCCATCGAGCACCGGCGCAGCCAAGATGCTCTGCGCGCATCGGAAGCGCGCTATCGTTCGCAGGTACAGAGCGCGGCGTACGGCATTTACCGCTCCACGCTGGAAGGGCGCTTCCTCGATGTAAACCCCGCGATTGTCGAGATGCTGGGTTACGACTCGGCGGAAGAGTTGCTGGCCCTCGATATGGCAAACGATCTCTACTTGGAGCCCGGCGAAAGGCACCGGCTCTTGACCGAGATTCGCGGTACACCTCGCATTGGAGGCCTGGAGACACGCTGGAAGCGCAAGGATGGTCGCGCCATTACGGTTCGGCTCAGCGGGTGTCGCGGTTCGAGATACATGGGCGAGCCCGAGAATTTCGAAATGATCGCCGAGGACATCACCGAACGCCGGACTCTGGAAGATCAACTGCGTCACTCGCAGAAGATGGAAGCTGTGGGGAGACTCGCGGGTGGCGTCGCCCACGATTTCAATAATCTGCTCACGGTCATCAAGGGCTACAGCGACCTGATGCTGCCGGAGCTTGCGCCGGGCAATCCGATGCGCAACGAAGTCGAAGAAATCCGAAAGGCGGCGGACCGTGCGGCATCCCTGACTCGCCAACTGCTCGCTTTCAGCCGGCGGCAAGTGCTCGCGCCGAAGGTGCTGGATCTGAATGCAATCGTCACGAACATGGATAAGCTGCTGCGGCGGCTATTGGGCGAGGACGTGGAACTACTCACGGTGCTCGCGCCGTCGCTAGGCCACGTGAAGGCCGATCCGGGGCAGATCGAGCAGGTCATCATGAATCTTGCGGTGAACGCGCGCGACGCCATGCCAAGCGGCGGCCGCCTGACGATCGAAACGACGAACTTCGTCATCGACGAGTCGTATTCGCGCGAACACGCAATGGTAAAACCTGGCGAGTACGTCATGATTGGCGTGAGCGACAACGGAATCGGCATGGATGCCGAGACCGCCTCGCACGTATTCGAGCCCTTCTTCACAACCAAAGAGATGGGCAAGGGTACGGGACTTGGCCTGTCGACCGTTTACGGAATCATCAAGCAGAGTGGCGGCCACGTATGGGTTTATAGTGAGCCGGGTCTTGGGTCAACGTTCAAGGTTTACCTGCCAGTCGTGGAAGGCGGCCCGGAAGCAATGGTCACCCGCCCCGCGGCCGGGGGCACCTATCGAGGAACAGAGACCGTCCTGCTGGTCGAGGATGAGGACGGAGTCCGGGCGCTGGTGCGGGAGGTATTGCAAAGGCACGGGTACGTTGTCATCGAATCGCAGCACGGCGGGGAGGCGTTGATCGCGTGTGAACAGCATCCGGAACGTATCCACCTGCTCGTAACGGATGTGGTGCTGGCGCAGATGTCCGGACGTGAGGTTGCGAAGCGGCTGTGCGGGCTCCGTCCGGAGATGAAAGTGCTATACATGTCCGGGTACACGGAAGAGGCAATCATCCACCACGGCGTGCTTGATCCGGGCACGGCATTCCTGCAGAAGCCATTCACGCCGACAGCGCTGGCGCGCAAAGTGCGCGAGGTGCTGGATGGGGAAACCGGCGCTTGACAGCAGCAGAACCCGACCGGGGGCCGGTCCAAATAATCCGAATAAAAAAACGCGGCCTCTTGGGCCGCGTTAGATTGCTGACAAGCTAAATTCCTTGAAGGGCACGCCTTCAGGCGTGCCGTGAATGTTCACGAAGAGACTTCTTCAGCGTTTCTGTTTGATTCAGGAAATCAGCAATATCTACTTACTGCGGCATCGAGGAGCCGCCGGGAATTTCGCGTTCGGCGACAAGTTCGTGCGGCGAACTTACCGCAGCGCTATCGGGATTCAGAAGCCCGCTGTGGCTCGGGCCCAACCCGAGCTTGATCAGCGCACGCGAATCAGGCAGGACTTTCGACTGCCAGCCATTGGCTCGCTGATAACGCACAAGGGCGTCTTTTGTGCCCTGATCCCAGGTTCCGGTGGCTTCGCCGTCCAGGTAGTGCTCGCGAATGAGCGCTTCCTGAATTTCCAGAGTGCGCTCGGAGGAGATGGCTTGTTGACCACGACGACGTACGACCTTCGCCTTAGCCGCCTTCTTGGTCTTCCTCGTTTTCTTGCCGGTGCGAGTGGTCGTGCTCCGAGCGGTCTTGTTCGCGGAAGCGGTGGAGACGTGTTTGGTTGCAGCTACCCTGGTTTTGGCAGGCGCAGCCTTCTTTGAAACCCGCTTTGTCGCCGCTGGAGAAAAAGTCACAAACAAGAGCAGAGCGCAAAGCACGCCAAGCGTTTTATCCAGATAAAAAAACCGCACCGCTACACCTCGAACGGAGTTTCCCTCTCCTCGAGTACTCGTCTGCGAGGATGGGAGATTGGCTCAGAAGAATACCCCCGAACAGCCCAATGGCCCATGCCGCACGCGAAAGGGGTAGAAAACACCCGGCTGACGTTGGGCATCATCTCTCAATACGATGCCCCAGCGCCAGCCGGGAGATTGCTTAGTTTATTACGGAAGTGTACCGGCCAGGAAGATAGTACCGGCATCCCGCCCTCTGGGACGAACCAGGAAAACAACGTCCTGACCGCTCTTAAGGTTCTGTTCGAGACGACGGAACGTGTCCTCGTCGGGAACCGGCTGGCGGTTAATCTCCAGGATGATATCGCCACGGCTGAAACCGACACTATCGCCGAAGCCACCCGGACGAACATCCTGCACGAGCACGCCCTTGCCGCGCGGCAGGTTCAGGCGTTCGGCCTGTTCAGGGGTAACGGGGCGGACGGTGACGCCGAGCTTTGTCTCCTTCGGTGTCTGGTCCTCGCTATCCTCTTCCTCGAAGCCGAGCCGCGCACCGAACAGCTTGGCGCGATCGGCGACCGTAACCGTCGCATCCTGCGACTTGGAATTGCGAACGAGAGTCAACCGAAGTTTGGTACCCGGTTTGCGGTTTGAGATTTCGTTAACGAGCTCGTCGCCTGTCTTAACTTCCTTGCCATCAACGGCAGTGATGGTGTCGCCCGTCTGAAGGCCTGCCTGTGCTGCGGGACCGTTGGGGACGACGTTCTGCACCGTTACGCCGCCTTTCACCCCATAGACACGGGCAATTGCCGGGTTCGGCTGCGCGCTGAACTCAATACCGATGGAGCCGCGCGAAACTTTGTGCTCCGGCCCAATCAACTGGTTGTAGACCTGCGTCACTGTGTTGGACGGCATGGCGAAACCCACGCCCTGGTAACCGGCGCTCTGCGTAAAGATGGCCGTGTTGATTCCGATGATCTCGCCGGCCATGTTCACCAGCGGCCCACCGGAGTTGCCAGGGTTGATGGCTGCGTCGGTCTGTATGAACGACTGGAACTGGCGTCCGGGCACGATGTTGCGGCCCTTTGCAGAGACGATTCCAGCGGTAACCGTCTGTTCGAGACCGAAGGGGCTGCCGATTGCGAGCACCCAGTCTCCCACAGTCATGGATTCGGAATTCCCCATTTTCGCTGCGGGAAGCGGGCGGTTCACGTTGATCTTGATGAC
Above is a genomic segment from Clostridia bacterium containing:
- a CDS encoding peptidoglycan-binding domain-containing protein, coding for MRFFYLDKTLGVLCALLLFVTFSPAATKRVSKKAAPAKTRVAATKHVSTASANKTARSTTTRTGKKTRKTKKAAKAKVVRRRGQQAISSERTLEIQEALIREHYLDGEATGTWDQGTKDALVRYQRANGWQSKVLPDSRALIKLGLGPSHSGLLNPDSAAVSSPHELVAEREIPGGSSMPQ
- a CDS encoding aldehyde dehydrogenase family protein; this translates as MATTEHTASLGSRDAKTKVYKNLINGEWVEASTGETFENLNPADTREVVGVFQKSAKADVDAAVEAAKKAFETWRLVPAPRRAEMVYKASRLLEDRKEQYSQDMTREMGKVIKETRGDTQEAIDTGYYFAGEGRRMFGHTTPSELPNKFAMCVRQPIGVCGMITPWNFPMAIPSWKLFPAIIAGNTCVIKPAQDTPLSVFNFVQALTDAGIPKGVVNIVTGFGSSVGTPITEHADVRAVSLTGSSEVGRIVGAKCAETFKRCSLELGGKNPMIVLDDANLELALDGALWGAFGTTGQRCTATSRIIVQKGVYSKFVQMLVERAKKLKIGNGLDESVDMGPAVNKAQMESDLKYIEIGKNEGAKMLCGGNRLDKGEYAHGWFLEPTVFSDVQPKMRIAQEEIFGPVVSVIPCNDLDDAIEIANGVVYGLSSALYTKDVNRAFKAMRDLYAGITYINAPTIGAEVHLPFGGVKATGNGHREGGIGAFDFYTEWKAIYIDYSDKLQKAQIDRPE
- a CDS encoding Do family serine endopeptidase, translating into MDPLNSGFWQKIRLNRFASTFVISATLTLGILIGTVVSHGVKGKEINSDDAAPLQIASPQQLSSVFSQVSKQLEPSVVNINTESTIKNPHSRLRRSPVPQNPDEPGDENNPMQDFMDRFFGGAPDQAPEGMRQRSLGSGVIVDPKGYIVTNFHVVDKADRIRVNLMGEPPTVSYDAQVIGTDRETDLAVIKINVNRPLPAAKMGNSESMTVGDWVLAIGSPFGLEQTVTAGIVSAKGRNIVPGRQFQSFIQTDAAINPGNSGGPLVNMAGEIIGINTAIFTQSAGYQGVGFAMPSNTVTQVYNQLIGPEHKVSRGSIGIEFSAQPNPAIARVYGVKGGVTVQNVVPNGPAAQAGLQTGDTITAVDGKEVKTGDELVNEISNRKPGTKLRLTLVRNSKSQDATVTVADRAKLFGARLGFEEEDSEDQTPKETKLGVTVRPVTPEQAERLNLPRGKGVLVQDVRPGGFGDSVGFSRGDIILEINRQPVPDEDTFRRLEQNLKSGQDVVFLVRPRGRDAGTIFLAGTLP
- a CDS encoding CpsB/CapC family capsule biosynthesis tyrosine phosphatase, with translation MGMVDIHCHILPAVDDGSKSWEMSVEMCRVAVADGTSHIVATPHCNDRYVYDRESHLATLRALRERSGNMLELSLGCDFHFSYENVQDALKHPERYTIADTRYLLVEFSDYTIAPATVNVLGKVCDFGLTPIITHPERNLILQKHPETLLKWIDLGCIVQITANSLTGYWGSTPKKVARWLLKKNAVHVIASDAHAPTGRDPVLSQGRSAAAEICGSEIATALVAGNPQAIVRGEALPYVP
- a CDS encoding PAS domain S-box protein → MQLTCTLGYKFFLRRFEERAGGSPISDHSQSAPPSQSRDRAPVGVQDIEITDHKDAERALRESEIRFRAVAETAASAIFIYQGSKFKYVNTASETITGYSCSELLGMRFWDLVHPEYRNVVRERGTARQRRGVMPSRYEFKIITKDGRERWLDFTAGMIDYDGAPAVLGTAFDVTERKYAQEELQLQKAYLEELYECAPEGIVVLNNDGQVLRANREFARMFGYEFDEVCGVLIDDLIVPDDQLSEASALTKGISTGQPFDVETVRRCKNGTLIEVSILGTPIHVTQGQIGRYIIYRDITDQKRAGRYRETQFATTRILAESRSLDEALTRLLEAICTGVGWDYGRVWRVDAAAESLTLQQSWQSPSFETGFPLRDSEHCERGKTVAGGVWQSSEPCWVTDLSADSELSQMKATEAGLRSCFAVPIRYSGAITAVMELFSRTPRYPDFELLKVMADIGSQIGQFTERKRSEHALRESEAKFRAVADTAASAIYIHAGNRFLYANRASESISGYRREELMRMNVWDLAHPGDREMMRKRAEEQRCGEKAPLRYEFRIVTKAGDLRWLDFSATVIKFEGEAAVLATAFDITERKRAEQLQSALYRIANLASAAEDLRQLYAAIHEIVGELMYARNFYIATLDDEGQMISFPYFVDEEDENPPPPQQRLRGLTDYVLRTGRPLFADPKKFEELVAEGEVESRGAPSIDWLGVPLKMGEKTFGVLTVQSYSEHVRFGTQEQNILTFVSQQVARAIEHRRSQDALRASEARYRSQVQSAAYGIYRSTLEGRFLDVNPAIVEMLGYDSAEELLALDMANDLYLEPGERHRLLTEIRGTPRIGGLETRWKRKDGRAITVRLSGCRGSRYMGEPENFEMIAEDITERRTLEDQLRHSQKMEAVGRLAGGVAHDFNNLLTVIKGYSDLMLPELAPGNPMRNEVEEIRKAADRAASLTRQLLAFSRRQVLAPKVLDLNAIVTNMDKLLRRLLGEDVELLTVLAPSLGHVKADPGQIEQVIMNLAVNARDAMPSGGRLTIETTNFVIDESYSREHAMVKPGEYVMIGVSDNGIGMDAETASHVFEPFFTTKEMGKGTGLGLSTVYGIIKQSGGHVWVYSEPGLGSTFKVYLPVVEGGPEAMVTRPAAGGTYRGTETVLLVEDEDGVRALVREVLQRHGYVVIESQHGGEALIACEQHPERIHLLVTDVVLAQMSGREVAKRLCGLRPEMKVLYMSGYTEEAIIHHGVLDPGTAFLQKPFTPTALARKVREVLDGETGA
- a CDS encoding aminotransferase class I/II-fold pyridoxal phosphate-dependent enzyme; this translates as MVTKQVPEILAASRIANVRYAIRDLAVLADEVAREGHKILYLNIGDPCKFDFPTPPHLIEAVRKSMVDGYNGYADSLGIKPAVESIRAQAERHGFKDIQSIFITFGSGEAIDTCLTALLNPGDNVLTPIPEYPLYSAVLAKLDAVPNGYYLDEANGWQPDLADMEQKINARTKAIILINPNNPTGSMYSKETLEAVAEMARKHNLLLFADEIYDKLLFDPADKHISIATLAPDVPCITFNGLSKAYLAPGWRIGWGIATGPGEVINPFIEGVHRLLRARLSAPHPMQFAVKPALEGPQDHLVVMAEKLRRRRDVTVDWANRTPRVSLVAPKGAFYAHAKLDIPEDDLTFVRDLLTQKHVLVVHGSGFGQQPGTKHIRIVFLPEEPVLKAAYEAMTEFMQTRYA